The genomic window GCGGTGGGGACGCCAAGTTCGGCGGTGGATCTCCCTGTTCCTCGGTTGACGAGGCCGGTGAATTtcagggggaaggggggcaagGGGCCGGAGTCGGGGCCAATATCACggcatgaggaggaggaagaggaggaggaggaggaggaggagcgggaggaggagatgtaCGAGGTTTTTTCTTGACGGAGGGCGGCATTTTCGTTTATTTTGTCTGTGGCTACCTCATAGGCTAGGGTTTTCACCATGCCGGGGGCGACGCGGTCGTAGCCTGCTTGGATGGgggcgatgatggggtcGACGCGGGAGAGGATCACCTTTGAGCCGACAAAGGCTACGGCttcgagggggagggtggagagggttgcGCCGCGGAATTTGGACGAGTCGGTTGAGGTGCTGGCTACGcggaagatgggggaggagcagaggatTTTGcgttttgaggaggagctggtttCGTCTGCCTGACCATCAGGGGGGCCACCGGCGCAGAGGTGAAGACGAAAGTAACCGTCGTCCGAGGCTTCAGGGATGCGGACGACGTGGGTTTCGCGGGGGATGTGGGCTTTTTTGGGGCCTTTATCTTTGAGCATCTTTCTGGCAGCTTTGTCCATGTCTCTCTTCCAGCCGCGCTCGGTGTCACGCTCGACTTCGTCTGCCTGGACGGCGACGGAAGGGGTGACGTTGAACCAGTCGTCTGTGGAGCCGAAGAAGGCTTTGATCTTCATGCCGCTGTCGCCGGAGAAGCCGCGTTGTTGAAGCCATATTGAGCGAtctggtgggaggggatAGTCTGGGGCGCTGAAGATGGATATCTCAACTGAGGTGCTGGGGCCACGATAAAAGATGAGTGGTGAGGAATGTCGCAAAATGGTGTAGTGTTTTGTTGACTCGGTTGGCGGTGGGATCAAGCCACCGGCGAAATAACGGGCTTCTGAAAGGGCGTTTTGCCAGAATGGTTTTGACTCTGCACCAGAGTTAGGTCCGGGGGTCACACCCGGCCCGAATGTCGCAGCGGCGCTGACGGGTGTGGGAGTTGTTGGGCGTGGGCTCAGACTGGGAGACTTTAACCCGTACTGGGATAAATTCGGTAGACTGGTCTGCACCCGGAGCCGGTGACTgagcggcggtggtggtggtggcggtggtggtggaaaatAGGGGCTTTGCGGGCTTCTGTCTTCGCCGCGCGACACCGGCCGGAGAGGGTCTTCAATCCGGAGTGCACCGATGCCGGGATCTACATTGACCCGCACCGGAAGTGGGGGCGGCCGGGGCGGcctcggcggtggtggtggaagtggaagcGTCGGGAGCGGTGTAtacggaggtggtggtggtggttgttgctccCAGTGGTTTTCAGGGGTTGCCGTTGCCCGCAGGTCAACAgcaggtgatggtggtggacggTAAAAGTCAGGAGCTGGTGGTCTTTGTCCAACATGCAGACACGAGGGGTGGTCCATTATCCTCAAAAATACTCTCCCAAAATAACTCTAATTATAAGACCAGTTTATTTGAAGATTCAGAGTTGATGAAAACACGAATCTCAAGTTTGCTTGCTGCTCGGAAATGAACAAAATAAACAGTGGAGTAGCAGGTCTGGGCACTACGGATTGGGACACTTGAATgtataaccctaaccctattCTATCCAAGACAACACACCCCATAGGTTTCCATCACTGTCACAAACTACTTTACCTGGAGAGATGTCAGAGAAACTGGTAGGATGCGGGTAAAGACATTGTCGTGTGTGTAGGTCATGGTATGGTGAAGATCTTCGAGACTCAAACTGCTAGGGACATCACCAATAAGGCAGTGAGCAAACTGAACATAGAATAGGTGAAATCTTAGGTGTGCCACAACAAAGACACAGGGTGACTTGGATGAGGAAGTGGCTACAGTGAACAGAAACAGAAACTCAAGAAATGCGTCCAATAGGTACCGTAAGTCAGAGTTAACCGTGGATGTGGTCGCTGAAGTTGGGTTTCGACGATTCATTGTGTCAAGTTCTGATGTGTTGGGTAGTGTTTATCTTGAAGAGTGATTGGTGACAAGCCACCGTCTCGAGCTTCAGTAAGTGGGAGAGAAGCAATGCCGTAGAAGTGTTGGTGTGCAAAGACGAGCAAAACGGGAGCTACCTTCAGGTTTACATTGCGCATTTTGAAGAGGCACGGCGGTACCTTTATAAATCTGTTCTCAAGCTCAAGACGCAGTTGCTGTTCTCTACCTACTGGCCCGATCGTGGTTTTCAGCATCACTTCTGAAGCAGTGCCTCAGACTTCCTTCCAGTCTGGTTTTGGTTCTCGTCCGATGAAATGGCACGATCTCGTACATCCAATCGCCTGGATTCAATGTTTCCAATGATCAGGGTCAAGATCGACCCAGTACGTACCCTCTTCTGAAATGGGCTGTCGGCCAATCAAAAGCAATCTGCCTTTGAACGATCATCCAGGCAGATATCATCTTTTGCCGGGCTTGGAGTCAAGGCATCGGAACGCGCTCCAAGGCGTCCCGCACCCAAGCTGAGAATACGGAAAGCATGTTCCTCCCCAAAGCCAAGTTCAGTTCCCACGTTTGCTAACAGGTGATGGCCAAGCTGTGTGGTATTTTTCCTGACCTTCCATCATCCTTCCACATTTAATGCGGCTCGAACTATCCTGATTTGAGGCCATTCACACTGCACAACACGTTCAACGCAAACAGGATACACCTCCAGCCCTGTATTCTTTTGACTTATCACCACTTTCTTGTTCGCAAGGAGATCCAAAATCTATAAGCGCGATATCCTTCTCAGGCATTTAATGGAGCTTGCATCACAGAAGCCAAAGAAGGAATTAAAATGGGAATCTTTCAAGAGCTCGTGGAACTCTACATTTCCCGAGATCTATGTTGGAAACAGCTCATGGGGATAATGGAGGAGCGACATTCTTTCCTAGCCACGTATGCATTTTTTATATCTCCCCGCGGTAAGATTCAAGGGCAGGATCGCACTGACATTGTCCAGAACGCCACAATACGAATATCAATTCAAGAAATGGGGACTTCGGAAGTACATGACCAAAAACTGTCTACATATCC from Podospora pseudoanserina strain CBS 124.78 chromosome 7 map unlocalized CBS124.78p_7.2, whole genome shotgun sequence includes these protein-coding regions:
- a CDS encoding uncharacterized protein (COG:H; EggNog:ENOG503NYNV): MDHPSCLHVGQRPPAPDFYRPPPSPAVDLRATATPENHWEQQPPPPPPYTPLPTLPLPPPPPRPPRPPPLPVRVNVDPGIGALRIEDPLRPVSRGEDRSPQSPYFPPPPPPPPPPLSHRLRVQTSLPNLSQYGLKSPSLSPRPTTPTPVSAAATFGPGVTPGPNSGAESKPFWQNALSEARYFAGGLIPPPTESTKHYTILRHSSPLIFYRGPSTSVEISIFSAPDYPLPPDRSIWLQQRGFSGDSGMKIKAFFGSTDDWFNVTPSVAVQADEVERDTERGWKRDMDKAARKMLKDKGPKKAHIPRETHVVRIPEASDDGYFRLHLCAGGPPDGQADETSSSSKRKILCSSPIFRVASTSTDSSKFRGATLSTLPLEAVAFVGSKVILSRVDPIIAPIQAGYDRVAPGMVKTLAYEVATDKINENAALRQEKTSYISSSRSSSSSSSSCRDIGPDSGPLPPFPLKFTGLVNRGTGRSTAELGVPTANLLRTSPESARFALRGVYAGWACILPPKTASSSPDCPPPPSPVWHEALISAGPLPSSRPQAAPEPQVAVHLLHEFPRGFLGREIKVIAMGYLRPCLGFNAQIEDKLVAFSQDVHMVLSCLSGPGRRENWGPENAAVLLKQKKSERGMGERFLDVKQKVASKVPSVPLHKVGIRGFDPEAKDRMHGRGGYWVRR